The Mobula hypostoma chromosome 9, sMobHyp1.1, whole genome shotgun sequence genomic sequence ttcttgcaggcaagtTGACTAGAGTTGTTAGGATGGATTTAAAGTAGTTTGGTAGGGAGGTGGAatccagagtgatagtgctgaagatgaggtagttggtttaccagcagatgcaatgtgtagtgagacccctagcaaggaaaggctgatgatagggcaaaattgcagtcaactgaATGTTGCAATGCAAAAGGTGATCAaagtcgaaaagggtgaatacaggactgaaagtgttatgtttgaatctgtgcagtatatggaataaggtagatgaacttgaagCACAGTTACAttttggcatgtatgatgttgcaggcatcacCAAGTCATGGctggaagattatagctgggaaccttattgtccaaggatacaccttgtatcgaaAGTACAGGCGGGAAGGCAGGGGGTGGCATTGctttgttggtttaaaaaaaaaatgaaattaaatcattagaaagattttgaattgttgtggatagagcGAGGTGTCCAAAGAAGTTGGGATCATCTCATACTTGGAGCATTAAAATGAAATGAGTAtgtacagaaaatgataaagacaAATGCAATAAAAGCTTGAGAATGACAACAGTTGTAGTCTGACGAGCAGTTCTGGAATTTGCACCTTATGAAAGATATTTTAACGAGCCTCAGAGGGAATGAGTATGTTTATGACAAAAACAACTGACTCCAAGGGTTAAATCACAAGAGGCACTATGCAGGTTGTTGTTAAATTGTCTATCATTTAGATGGTCAAAAGGAGTTTTAATTGAAGATTTCAAGATATTAAAGAGAGttgatgggaaacagtttcttctgaTGGTGAAATCCAGGACTAGGGAGTACTGTTGACCGCAAGCTCGGAAACACTTCTGGTATCAAAAACAAGTGGACTTTTAGAGATCTCTTGTTAATAACAGCTGCTTCCATCTCTAAAATTAATAGAATTATGTTAATCATAGACATTATAGGATATCAATCAATGATGTAGTTAGGTCACAGAATAGACTCTTTTTTGATGAGAGTTGTGAGGTTAATTAGCTTCCTCGCCCAATAATCCGGCACAGCGAAGCTTTTGGCTTGTTATGTCTGAGTCAGCCCAATGGTATAGTTTCAAATCACCCATTTATTCTCTTGCTGTTCATatccttgcatgctttcccttAAAATAGTTATCAAACTCTTTTTGAAAAtttccagttttaaaaaaaattgatgtcAATTTAAAATTGAATTGGATTGGAAAtagaactaaatgggagaatttGCTAATTATGTTATCATGCTAGTACAGATAAGTTTAATGCAGGTGGAAAGCTTGGCTTGGTGTAAGAGAATGCTGTTTATAAATAAAATGAATTCGCACCATTTGGTGATGTGCTTGCATTAGGATGGGGTGCAATTGACatatagaacaatacaggccttcagcccatgatgttgttccagtcttttaacctactccaagattaattttCCCTTACTCTCCCACATCACTCTCCAGTCTTTCATGTGATTGTCTACATCTAAAAGTCAATTATGCTGTAAAGAAACAATAACGGTGGTGTGTTGTTTTCTTACACATGTTGCAGCACACAGTTAAGATGTTCCTTAAATCAGTGTATTAGTAATAGAAAATAATAGGTGAGGATGGAAGAGTATCATGACAACTAACAGCTGAGTTAGAGCTAGCAAATGGGATTACTTTCCATACTTATAAATTTGAACTGAGTAAGTTTTTCATTTAGGTTGTGTGACCTGTTCAAAGTTAATGTCCAAGTAATCCATTCATATATGTACAAAGTACAATTAGGATCTCATGAGATTTTGTTTTCTTCCCCCTACCCCCATAATTCCCTGCCACCTCATTCCTGATTGTAGGCTGCAAAAGCTATTTCTTGCATTCCTATGGGATATAAATCCTTATAAACTCCTCTCTTCCTTGTAACCTTAAGTCTTAAGACACATTGTTTCAAGTTAACTAAGCAACCTTTCACCACTTAATGTACTCTAAACACTTTTCAACTTTTCTCCTGTACCTTTCCAATCTCAATGAgattttcaaaataaatgtaatgCATACCTGTGCTGATTATTAGGCTGGTAAGTAATCACGATGAATCTGGGTATGGCGTCTATTACTGGGATTTGCTATTGCTGCTGTACAACGTCCGATAATAACTAGTCCTCTTCTCTTGAGTAGAAATTCCCAGTCTGAATATAAATAAACaagttatttattacttttttatggATGAATACGCCTTAGACTATGGAGACTGAAGTATTGACATTCAcgattattttaattatttatttgaaaCCAATTATTTTTCTTTGAAACATAGTTTCATTGAAATTGAGGGTGTTTTCTTCTTACAGATATTGAAGCTGGGTGACTTTCATTAAAATTGGAACAATGAGAATAGCAGGTAAAATACAGCAAACTTTATTAAATTACTTTTTAACACCATTTGCTTTATATCAAGACACCTGGATAAAATTAAATTTGGAACATCAATTGACAGTGTACTAGGGTTGGTGAACCTTTCTAGAGCATTTGCTCACATTGACAATCATCTATCACGTGtcgtaattttgagcagagattatcgCTGAGTAATGAATTGGTAACAATAATTATGTTTTTTTAAGGAAAAACAGTTGAGACCTGGTGCTTATTTCTGTTTATTCAGTGTTTTctgctgttttattatttcaatcCCACAATTTGTCAATTAATGTAGTTAATGTATATAATCCTGAACTTAAATTTAATACTTATTCTGAATAAATTACATGAATTGTTCAcccattcaattcaatttattGGAAATGCAGTGTTTTCAATAAGTGCACTGTTTGGTTTGCAGATATTAAGCTTTTAGATTAAAGATTATTCAAAAATGTTAGCAACAATTTTGTCTCAAAAAATCATGACCTATAGGATTCCAGTTTTTACTATAAAATTGATTTTGAAATTGAATCTACAAAAACAAATTCTTCCTTGCATCACATTTGGCTCTTTTGAGTTTCATTTTGTGTCCTAAGTACTTCACAGCTTTGCTAGTGTGAAGAATTTTTCTGTTTTCCATGATTTAAAAAAAGTCTTTTGAACAACTTTGTAACCTCATGCTTTTCAAGAAAAATAGCCCAGATTTTTAAGCTGTCCCCACAATCAAAGTCCCTCAATATGGATTTGTTACGGTAAATCACTCCTTCTACAGCCCTCCTCCTttcctggaatattgtgtccatTACTGGACAAGTAAGTTGTTTGCAATTTCTTATTGTGTCTTATTTCCTAAAACAGTTTCTCAAGCtgacatgttttttttttaactatttgatCTTTCAGGTCCAATAAAACTTGGGGTTGTCATTGTAGTGTCTTTGCTGATGGGTTATCTTGCATTCCAAATATTTGAAATCAAAATCAATGCAAATTTCAAATCAATATTTAGTAAGTATTTTACTACATGCTCCAGTATCTTGGAATGCTAAGTTTCTGAAATAAAATGCAGAACAATGTTTTTACATAGAAATAAGTTGATTTCATTTATATAACAGAAAGATGGCTTGAATGATTATTAATATTCAACTGTTGTTATAGCACTATCAGTCTCCACCAGCCTCTTTAGCAACAGCTATTTCATTTACATTGGTTTAAGTAAGTTTAAcgaaatattttttcttttgagTAATGCTTTTACTGTGGTTTGGTACCTCTGTGGCATAAGAGCCCTACTGTCGAACCATATAACTTATCAGGTTTTAGTTGCATGGGGTTGGTTTGATGATGCTTTTCTCACTGTTTTATCTGCTTTCCTTGTCACCTTACCTCTTCTCCTGTGTATAAAATGATTCCCCTGAGCATGGGATTTCAGCATTTGAACATCTGGATGCCTTTAAATAATGTAGaacatgtacattgaaaacaacttgctgattacAGGTGGCAATGCAAATCAAACGTTAATGATTGTTGTTTTCGATTGTgtctatattatattatattataattTGAGGCCATTGATGAACCCTTTCTACAAGCTCACAGGTAATACTGATTAAGGAACTAATCAATAgctcaaaattaatcaatgaactccaagacctaggcctcaataccttttTGTGCAAATAGATTTCCCTTacttgtagatcccagtcagttcagattggcaacatctcctcaataatctccatcagcaaaggtGCACCATAAGTCTGCACCTCAGCGTTATCAATTCAAAGGATCTGCCCTAGGTCCAGTGCCATTATAAAGAAGGTAccgcagtgcctctactttcttggaagtttgcaaagatttagcaAGTCATctgaaaccttgacaaacttctatagatgcacggtggagagtatactgactggttacatcctggccaggtatggaaataccagtgcccttgaatgaaaaaaagTACTGATGTTAGAAAATTCTATGTGTAGTATTGATGACAGTTTTTATGATGAGATTGATGTTAAACTCTGCTATGCCTATGACAATGGATGGGATCACACACTCTTtgggttcaaagtaaatgtattatatactgtcctgagatttttttttgtaggcatttacagtagatatAAAAAACAATAGCATCAGAGTAAAAGtgcacacaacaaagacaaacaaccaatgtgcaaaagacaaaaattcTTTGAGGTTGttgattcaggaatagctactacccttcaaccatcaggttcttgaaccagaggggataactacacacaatttcacttgccccatcattgaaatgttcccttaACCTATGAATTCACttttaaagactcttcatctcatgttatcaatatttattgctcttttttattattattttgtgagtatttttctttttgtatttccacgGTATATTGTAAAAAGACCATAAATCACTCTTATTCCACTCACGTTCGCCTTTTCTATTGATCCTTTTTGAGTACGCATGGTCCTCATTCAGATAGTTGAATAGTTTATGGAGAGAATTCTATATTCAGCGTGCCATCTGATAGTTCGTAGCTAATACTTCTTCTGTACTTGCTGTAATGCACTCTGTCATGATCAGCACAAAGGTCTACCCTCCTGGtctttctctaatcaattctcTCTTATTTTCAAGGCTCTTTGTTCATTCATATTTGTGTTCTCATGGTGAATCTTAACATGCCTGGGCAGTTCTGTTAATTCTGTCCTCATTCCTGATCCTTTGGTTAGGAGATCAACTGATGGTATCTAGAAACAAGCATCAGCTGGAGTGAACTATACATTATCTGGAAATAACATTTTAATTATTGTAATTATTTTCTCATTGCTTTTGTTTAAGAGAAGTTACTTACAACTTTTTTAGCTGCTTGACAGAGCTGAGTAAACTAATCACCCACTTTCAAACTAGCAGCAAAACCAAAACAAGATTGCAAAAGAAGCTTTGCAGGCTATTTTCTTTATATACATCAGCTTTTTAAGTTAAGTTGTAATGACTGTTACATGTAAGTTAAAATGATCCAAAAGTAAGGCTGTGAAATTGCCTTGTAAAAGTTGCAGCAATATGCAACAGATTGTCATTGGACCCAATTTTAACTAATTTCATGAGTTAAAGATGCTTTTAATTGATAAGACCTAAATATGCACATCTTCCATGAATTTTCTGAAAGCTTTCATCATGACGCATGTATAATTTGAAAATATGTGAATTTCAAGATTGACGTATTTGTCAAATTTTTAGCTTGCTTTAAATTATTGCAAAGCAGATGAGTTGATTACTAACAACAGtttaattgttttattttgcagCCAGATCACAAGACAATCAAGTACAAAGTAAGCCTTTTTTCAGATGTGCAAACTGGAAGTTTTAGACTATTACagtaattaatttttttatttttcatttattttcagaaaggggaagttgacCATCTAGTCCTCTGTACTTTTAGTTATGAGCACAATAGTAAAGTCTTCTGAAGTGTCCTGTTGCACAAATATTGCACATGAGTGTTGTTACCCCAGACGTGCCAGTTTTCAGCCCATTCGCACTGTCTACCTATGGTGCATTGGACTCTGCACAGTGATATGGGCATCTCTTTGAGTTTGTTATTTGCAGTGGTATTCTAAGATTTAATAGAGCGAGGAATATAAAAGTATGCCATCCGGATGTAGTAGGAGTGAATTATTGTTTAGAATTGTAGTTTTAAAGGCTTCTGTATACATCCTGCAATATATATAGTAACTTTGGAATATGGAGAATGTTCTCTTCCATTGATTGAACACATGTCAGCTTGGTATCGGTGTTGAGTTTTTTATATAGCTTTTGCAACCTCAAATATACTTCTGCTAtccagaaaaaaatatataaaactaaTTTATGGTCTGATAATTTTTATGGGATTCAGCTAACACTTTGCAGAGAAGATAGAGATAATACTGTAATGCTTATCAGTCATCTTCctgtattctttgtttttttttctatttgtgtTAATTTATTGAGTAACATGTGAATTTATTTTTTGAAATAACTCTTTAAAATTTTATCTTAGTAACAAAGGCACCAAAATACAAATGTGGCCTCGCAAAGCCTTgccctgagaatcattttgcaTTCAAAATGGCCAGTGGAGCAGCAAATGTTGTTGGTCCCAAAATCTGTATTGAAGATAAAATGTAAGTGTCGAACACATCAGCTCCTGCTTTACGTTAAATTACAGATAAGTAAAGTGTAACcaaggttaattaaacccaaagatttAATGTTAAAAAGCTCCACCTGTGAAGGGATGAAAACTAGGTTTGCCgaatttaaaaaagagaaaacttggggggtggggtgggggggaactatGAGAACAAGGCGTGGCTGACACAGGTGCAAACAAGCATGAGAAATGCAACAAATTATTAGAAACTAAAGATGTTAACTATTCAAAGTAGAATTAGTAGTGAGCATCTACACCCTACTTACTTGAAACCACTCAGGGTGAAACctctggaggagagacaatatcAGCAGAGACGAGTGTCCAAGATTTCTACTGTGTAACCCAAAATTAGTTATGTTCAATCttaccaagggatttggtcaggTTTTTGTTGTCTAAGTTTTATGAATCAACCTTCGGTGGATGACCCACTTCTTCATTCAACAAACAAgaaaattatgtatttattttaggGAGAGGGtggaatttgaatttgtagacaaACTGacttgaactgaaactgaagttgaCCATAATACTTAAGAGTAGGAATTCAATTCATTTTCAAGCTAACTAGGGATAAATAAAACGGCAATtgttagtctgtaaacctttacattaacactagatctaattagagaAATTTAAGTAATATAGGTTATTCTAATGAGTGTCACTAATGCTAGCTAAAAAGGAATTTGGTTTTCATTTGATATCTAAAATTTGGAACCTAAGAATGttagaattttgaattgttccataaatattttgtatatactgctatttttataaacaaacttgctccagaagtgtgtgttttctattcactgcctcctttcaATACCTAGAGCTTCTGATGGTCCACTTGCACCTAGTATAGTACTATGTAAGTAGATTTTCTCATAAAGAGTGCGGTGACCATTCACACTAGATAATACGAGCGCTACAGAGGTGTTATGGAAGTATAATAGGGATCgatgttttttttttagctcAAATCATAAAAGGTTAGCAGGCTGATGCAACAAGTGTTTGGGAAGGCAAGTGGTGTTTATTTCAAGGGAGTTGTAGTTTAGAAAAGGGGCAGTATTGATACAATTGTACAGAAAACTAGTGAAACCAAACACCAAGCACTttgcacagttttggtccccttatttaaacaaataatccTACCTTTTGTGGGAAGCTCTGCCAGTCACATGAGCAGTAATAAGGTTTGCAAGCAATGAGGTAAATTATTGATATTTTCTGTACTTTAATGCTGTTGATTATGGATAAATGATAACCAGAACACCGAGAAGTCACCAAATATGTGTGATGACATTTAAAAGGAAGTTATGGATGAATATTTTTCCTTCATCCTTCAGCATAATGAAAAATGGCTCCTACTTTAATGTAGGTATCTAAAGATCCAGTTGATAAAATGAGGAATATATTGATGTGCTATATTAAAATAAACTGTATTAATGTGATATATGTAATTGAAAGATATATTCTATTTAATTTTGGGGTTTTATCTAAAATGAAATCCAGTTTCCATTCAAGTTTCAGTATGTATTTTAGTTCCATCATTGTTCTGTTAATGCCATTTGCAAGTGCTATACGAATTTGTTTCATATTGCTCCTTGCTCTGTTTTCCACATTGACTGCAAAAGCATAAGCAATGCTTCACTGCTTTGACAACATTTGGTTCACAGAATTGTGCTCTCTAGCAAATTTGACATGACTCTAATTGATTTATAAGTGTATAGTTTCCAGAGCAAACCCAAAGCAatgcacccctgtggcaaataattATCTCGGCTTCAGTAGATAAATGCAATTAAAGCTGAATTATTTTGAGGTTTACCTGGGCACGACATTACATCCAAGGCACGTTGTGCATTTTCATAATATCTGTAAACAAACAACCTTAATACAAAACCTCACAGTAATATGAAATTATTCTCTCTGTTGTAGCGTAATGAGTGgtgttaagaacaatgttggtcGGGGTATGAACATTGCTACAGTAAATGGTAAGTGAATCAATTTATCTCGTTTGAAGTTCCTAATCTCCTGTTTTGAAACAATGCTTCATGCAGCAGTTTCCTGCCTTTGTAAGATCAGTTATTCAAATTCTTGACAGTTTGGTTATctttgtgtttattgttttataCTTTGCGGAAAGTAACATCAGTAGGAATTGTATATAATTGATAGCCATCTCTAACTCTGAACATAAAGGTAGTGTGTAAAAAATGAGATTAGGGATCAGTGTGTGGCAGTGTTTTTAAAATGCACGTTCTTTCTTTTATCAATGATGAGGGTGAAAATAGTCTTTTTGAATGCACTTGGGAAGACCAATTTCTGTCAGTTTTATAACTAAGTATTCTAAACTGCGTGTTTTACACTTTAAAAAAACTTTCAAATGTTATTCTCTTACACTTCAGCTCATTCACCTTTCTGGTTTTTCAGGTAAAACTGGTGAATTATTGGAGACTAAATTTTTTGACCTTTGGGGTGCAGGTACAGATTTAATACTACAGATTATGATATCTAATGTTTATGTTTGACATGTAATCTTTAATGCTTAAAATTTTCAGGAAGGTGTTTGAAAAGGCTCAGTGCAGTTACATTTGCAGTTTAAGCAATAGTCTTAGTTTTCTAAGATTTTATTTTGTTAGAAAATATTTACCTCAATTTATTAGTCATTTTGAACTTGTTGAATCATTGCATTACTTTGAACTCTATGTTAAATTTATTTAGATCTAGTCTGACCTTGATTCTGTTGTAACAAGGTCCCTCTATATAAATACAAAGATTCCCACCCACAACACACCATGAGATATGAATTGTCTCCAAATATTAGTAGAAGAACTGGGGAGGAGAGTTAGGTGAGATGATAAGGTAATTATAGTATTTGAGGAGTGTTTTGAGACTGCGGAGAGCAGAACTGGGGAAGATGATTGTAAGAGTTGAGGACATAAATTAGGTCATCTGACGTAAAGAAGGAAGAGaggatttaaagaaaaattgtaaTGACAAAAAGTGGTATTAACTGTACTGATGAATAtaagttgataggtgaaaaacAACTTTGTGGCGGTTATATACAGAGCGATCTCTCTTGAatccatgttttttttaatataatgtgTTCACATCTCTGGGTAATACTTGGAAACATGAGCTGGTATGGTTGCACTTGAAAAATCCAGGTTTGCTGTGcagctgaggcaggaattcagaCACAAACTTGTTATTTGAATCAAACATTTGAAGAAAGAATGGAGTTAGAAACTGGTGCCTATTTTCTTGTGAAGCATACAAATTGGCTTGACCTTATCAGAATGTTTAACTCTTCTCAGAGATTAATGTCAAATGAAAATATCAGGCAGCATTGTGGTACTCCAGAAGTTCCTCTACAATGCAGAGAAAGTTGATGGCAACAAATGATCTGGGCTGAAGAAAGAACCCCAGTGCAGTTCTGAGTTAACCGTCaatgggttaaaaaaaaaatagattacTACAagcatttttcttttaatttacaGCATGTAAGTCTTTAGAAGGTGTTGGTGAAGTGCTTCTTCCAAGCTGTCTGTGTGCTGAAGATACTTCCATAGTCTGATTAGATTACAGAATCTTATTCAGTGATGATAAAAGCATACGCAATGTATGTCCAAGATAGTAGAGTATGTAGGTGGGAAGGAAATGCAGGATATTTTCTCAAGTACTTGTACATGGGGGAAGAAAAGGAACTGAGGAATCAGTGATTATCGCATAGGAACGATTCTAATGTGATGAATTCTTTTCTTCAGAATGCGTTGATATTGTTCTAAAAGCAACATCATAGAAACAAAATCAATGTTGTTTCTTTTTAATATTATGCCGTCATCACTTGCTAATTTAAAAATTTTTGAAATTATACTGCGTGACCCACAAATGGTAGGGTTCAAATGCTAAGTTTTTAATAGAAATACTTAGTCCTATTTTACTTGGGTAATATAACTTTCCTAACCTGGCTACCTCATCAGTCTCCCCTGAACTCGTTCACCTGATTTTTCCGGCGTACCAATTGGAAGTACGTATGGTCAGTTTTGGTGATTTACTGCTTTGGGCGTCATTAATAGCatcaattttctctccatttctctaaGGTTCGTCAAAGCATTCAAGTGTTCCTGGTAGCCAAATTGTCAAGTAGTTTTATGGAAAGAAGAATTGGCTTGCCACATTATGACTATATGCTGTAAACTAATCGTAGTTCCTATTTTGAAAGTAATGCATCGAGTCTTAAATATAGAGATTTACATTAATAAGAAATGTGTAATTCATTATAGGGAATCACAGCTAAATGATCTGAGTATAATTTACTCCTTTGTGTTTCCCACAGAAGTACAACCTTTCATTGAGTTCCTGAAAGCTCTAAAGGATGGAACAATAGTATTTATGGCTACTTTTGATGATGCAGCAACCAAGTTAGTAATTGTCAACTCTTCATAAGTTAGTCAGGAAAATGTTTTGTCAATGTATTTAATGTTCTCATATGAAATTACACTGATTTAGAAACATCATCAGCCATATTCCCAAAGTGACTCTTTGATTGAAAAAgttgtttattaaaaaaaaatcagtttgttTGAGTCCGCATATAATTTTATGACATATTGCATTTTAtagctgtcctctggtctttgaagGTTTACAAACAGCAAAACTCAATTTACTAACTTGATATTACATGATATGAACATACGAATAAGATTATTCCTGATCCCAAAAATACAAGCTTCATTTACACTGAAATAATGTAAAAGTTCATAATTTGAAAGTGGATAAGAAAAGAAAGGCCAGGTTTGATTAAGATTAAAGAAGCTAATTATGTTTTTGGGTGGAAGTCATGGCTGTAGATATAAATTAGTTTTATTATAAATATAGAAACTGGGGAAACGGCTCAGCTAATATCAGTGGAGAGGGaagcagttggcatttcaggtcaatgacttcAGAACTATA encodes the following:
- the LOC134351693 gene encoding protein FAM3C-like → MRIAGPIKLGVVIVVSLLMGYLAFQIFEIKINANFKSIFTRSQDNQVQITKAPKYKCGLAKPCPENHFAFKMASGAANVVGPKICIEDKIVMSGVKNNVGRGMNIATVNGKTGELLETKFFDLWGAEVQPFIEFLKALKDGTIVFMATFDDAATKLNDLARQLVSELGSSSISKLSFRDSWVFVGAKGIQSKSPFEQHVKNNKNTNKYEGWPEVLEMEGCVPPKKE